One segment of Pasteurella skyensis DNA contains the following:
- the rep gene encoding DNA helicase Rep, translating to MKLNIQQQQAVEYTQGACLVLAGAGSGKTRVIINKIAHLISHCGYSPKHIAAVTFTNKAAREMRERVAHSIGKEKSKGLTISTFHTLGFDIIKREYKSLGFKSGMTLFDDHDQIALLKHLLPENVTEDKDLLKQLISQISNWKNSLLLPEQVIAQANDDRSRVFSYFYQQYQNQLRAYNALDFDDLIMLPTLLFQQNDEVKQRWQQRIQYLLVDEYQDTNTSQYELIKLLVGEQANFTVVGDDDQSIYSWRGAKPENMQRLKVDFPHLNVIKLEQNYRSSQRILHCANILIDNNPHVFQKRLFSQLAQGEKLNVIEAKDEEHEAERIVGELIAHRFSRKTRYKEYAILYRGNHQSRLLEKMLMQNRIPYKISGGTSFFSRVEIKDMMAYLRLLVNQDDDAAFLRIVNTPRREIGAATLEKLGNLANEKQASLFEAIFDFDLIQHITPKPYQALQDFGRWIVELSDQAVRSDPIFAIKDMLAKIQYEAYLYEHANNPKAAEMQSRNVATLFEWVEGMLAGDEINEPMNLAQVVTRLTLRDMLERGEDDDESDQVQLMTLHASKGLEFPHVFLVGMEEGLLPHQTSMDENNVEEERRLAYVGITRAQQTLTFSLCKTRRQYGEIIKPEPSRFLLELPQDDLQWERDKPLMTEQQKQEKVSDNVARLRAMLQGNKS from the coding sequence ATGAAACTCAATATACAACAACAACAAGCCGTAGAATATACGCAAGGGGCGTGCTTAGTACTTGCAGGGGCAGGTTCAGGTAAAACCCGAGTGATTATCAATAAAATCGCTCACTTAATTAGCCATTGTGGCTATTCCCCTAAGCATATTGCGGCGGTCACTTTTACCAATAAAGCTGCTCGTGAAATGCGTGAGCGTGTCGCCCATTCAATCGGTAAAGAAAAATCCAAAGGGTTGACTATTTCTACTTTCCACACCTTAGGTTTTGATATTATCAAACGTGAGTATAAATCCCTCGGCTTTAAATCAGGAATGACGCTGTTTGACGATCACGATCAGATCGCTTTGCTCAAACATTTATTGCCTGAAAATGTCACCGAAGATAAAGATCTGTTGAAACAGTTAATCAGCCAAATTTCAAATTGGAAAAATAGCCTGTTGTTGCCAGAGCAGGTGATTGCGCAAGCCAATGATGATCGATCTCGTGTATTTAGTTATTTTTATCAGCAATATCAAAACCAATTACGAGCCTACAATGCTCTTGATTTTGATGATTTGATAATGCTTCCAACCTTACTTTTTCAACAAAATGATGAGGTAAAACAGCGTTGGCAACAGCGAATTCAATATTTATTAGTTGATGAATATCAGGATACCAACACCAGCCAGTATGAACTAATAAAATTATTGGTGGGCGAGCAAGCAAACTTTACCGTTGTGGGCGATGACGATCAGTCGATCTACTCGTGGCGTGGAGCAAAACCTGAGAATATGCAACGTTTGAAAGTCGATTTTCCACATTTAAACGTGATTAAATTAGAACAAAATTACCGTTCCAGTCAGCGAATTTTACATTGTGCCAATATTTTGATTGATAACAACCCCCACGTTTTTCAAAAACGCCTTTTTTCACAACTTGCTCAGGGTGAAAAACTTAATGTAATTGAAGCAAAAGATGAAGAACACGAGGCAGAGCGAATAGTCGGCGAATTGATCGCTCATCGTTTTTCTCGTAAAACACGCTATAAAGAATATGCAATTTTATATCGAGGTAATCATCAATCCCGTTTACTTGAAAAAATGCTGATGCAAAACCGTATTCCCTATAAAATTTCAGGGGGAACCTCGTTTTTCTCACGTGTTGAAATCAAAGATATGATGGCGTATTTACGTTTATTAGTGAACCAAGATGATGATGCGGCTTTTTTACGTATTGTAAACACGCCACGCCGTGAAATTGGGGCAGCAACCTTAGAGAAGTTGGGAAATTTAGCCAATGAAAAGCAAGCCAGTTTATTTGAGGCAATTTTTGATTTTGATTTAATTCAACATATCACACCAAAACCTTATCAAGCCTTACAAGATTTTGGGCGTTGGATCGTGGAATTATCAGATCAAGCGGTACGATCTGATCCAATTTTTGCAATAAAAGATATGCTTGCCAAAATTCAATATGAGGCTTATTTATACGAACACGCTAACAACCCAAAGGCAGCAGAAATGCAAAGTCGCAATGTTGCAACCCTGTTTGAATGGGTCGAGGGAATGCTAGCAGGTGATGAAATCAATGAACCGATGAACCTTGCTCAAGTGGTAACCCGTTTAACTTTGCGAGATATGTTAGAGCGTGGCGAAGATGATGATGAGAGCGATCAAGTACAACTGATGACCTTGCACGCTTCAAAAGGCTTAGAGTTTCCCCATGTCTTTTTGGTCGGAATGGAAGAGGGACTACTCCCTCATCAAACCAGTATGGATGAAAATAACGTAGAAGAAGAACGTCGTTTAGCTTATGTTGGAATAACACGAGCACAGCAAACTTTGACATTTTCACTGTGTAAAACACGCCGACAATATGGTGAAATCATCAAACCTGAACCAAGCCGTTTTTTACTAGAATTACCCCAAGATGATTTACAGTGGGAGCGAGATAAACCACTTATGACGGAACAGCAAAAACAGGAAAAAGTATCGGATAATGTGGCGAGATTAAGGGCGATGTTGCAAGGGAATAAGTCATAA
- a CDS encoding YtfJ family protein, translating to MKKLFVLLALFSPLTMAHNIQLNQGLPNVTVVEDGELIKKNNDIIYQEWNSRSLAGKVRVVNHFAGRSDAKEKNSALIEAIRNAHFNRSTYQTTTIINVDDSTFGTGVFVKSKAKKGKLKNAHSQVVLDQNGTVKKAWNLKPKDNFVAVLDKNGKVKFVFDGKLSASQINQVIQLVKQLTH from the coding sequence ATGAAAAAATTATTTGTTTTGCTCGCTCTCTTTTCACCACTCACAATGGCTCACAATATTCAATTAAATCAAGGATTACCGAATGTTACCGTAGTTGAAGATGGTGAACTTATCAAAAAAAATAATGATATTATTTATCAAGAGTGGAACTCTCGCTCTTTAGCGGGGAAAGTAAGGGTGGTCAATCATTTTGCTGGTAGAAGTGATGCTAAAGAGAAAAATAGTGCATTAATTGAAGCAATTCGTAACGCTCACTTTAACCGTTCAACTTATCAAACTACAACTATCATTAACGTTGATGATTCAACCTTTGGTACTGGTGTATTCGTAAAAAGTAAAGCCAAAAAAGGTAAACTAAAAAATGCACATAGTCAGGTAGTGTTAGATCAAAATGGTACTGTTAAGAAAGCTTGGAATTTAAAACCAAAAGATAATTTTGTGGCAGTTCTAGATAAAAATGGCAAGGTAAAATTTGTCTTTGATGGTAAACTCTCGGCTAGTCAAATTAATCAGGTTATTCAGTTAGTTAAACAATTAACACACTGA
- the yajC gene encoding preprotein translocase subunit YajC translates to MGAQGGTMQMILMLVVFGGIFYFMVYRPQAKRQKEQKALLDSLSKGDEVLISGGLMGKITKVADENIVMALNETTEVTIRRDFVVATLPKGSVKSL, encoded by the coding sequence ATGGGCGCTCAAGGTGGCACAATGCAAATGATTTTAATGTTAGTCGTTTTTGGTGGGATTTTCTATTTTATGGTTTATCGTCCACAAGCCAAACGTCAAAAAGAACAAAAAGCACTTTTAGATAGTCTTTCAAAAGGCGATGAAGTGTTAATTAGTGGTGGTTTGATGGGCAAAATTACTAAAGTTGCTGATGAAAATATCGTTATGGCATTAAATGAGACAACTGAAGTAACGATTCGTCGTGATTTCGTTGTGGCAACTTTACCTAAGGGTTCAGTTAAATCACTTTAA
- the secD gene encoding protein translocase subunit SecD produces the protein MLNRFPLWKNLMVIFMVAIGALYALPNLYGEDPSVQISGTRGQTATTETLAKVQSVLSSMKINPKGINLEKGAILVRLEKENEQLPVKEKIADVLGNDYSVALNLAPATPSWLADIGGKPMRRGLDLLGGVRFLMEVDMNTSLAKQQEMLQDSLRTELRKEKLKYKAVRKLEDFATEIVFVDSDTADKAFRFIRDYHNNLDLTYASSNVLLLKPSATGLADSRSAAIEQNLSILRKRVEELGVSEPTIQRQGADRIVVELPGVQDTARAKEILGATATLEFRLVNTEANQALVSQGIIPANSELKMDKNNRPVLLYRKAEVGGEHIIDATAGKDDRGLPQVSIKLDSEGGNLMAETTKRALKKPMATLYREYKDSGKKDADGKVILDKHEEVINVATIQGRFGSQFQITGIDSSAEAQNLAVLLRSGALIAPIVIVQERTIGASLGADNVAQGMNAALLGLALTVFFCLVYYKIFGLFATAALLANMVLTIGLMSLIGATLTMPGIAGIVLSVGMSVDANVLIYERIKEEIRNGRSIQHAIHEGYSGAFSSIFDSNLTTILTAIILYAVGTGPIKGFAITLSLGVMISMFTAIIGTRMLVNWRYGGKRVSKLWI, from the coding sequence GTGTTAAATCGTTTTCCTTTATGGAAGAACCTGATGGTGATCTTTATGGTCGCCATTGGTGCATTATATGCACTTCCAAATTTATATGGTGAAGATCCGTCAGTACAAATTTCTGGTACTAGAGGACAAACCGCAACTACTGAAACACTTGCTAAAGTACAAAGTGTTTTATCTTCAATGAAAATCAATCCAAAAGGTATTAATCTTGAAAAAGGGGCAATTTTAGTTCGTCTTGAAAAAGAAAATGAACAGCTTCCAGTAAAAGAAAAAATTGCTGATGTGTTAGGGAATGATTATTCAGTCGCATTAAACTTAGCCCCTGCAACACCAAGTTGGTTAGCCGATATTGGCGGAAAGCCAATGCGAAGAGGGTTAGATTTATTAGGTGGTGTTCGCTTCTTAATGGAAGTGGATATGAACACCAGCTTAGCAAAACAACAAGAAATGTTGCAAGACAGCTTGCGTACCGAATTGCGTAAAGAAAAATTAAAATATAAAGCGGTCAGAAAGCTAGAAGATTTTGCAACGGAAATTGTTTTTGTTGATTCAGATACTGCAGATAAAGCATTTCGCTTTATTCGTGATTATCATAATAACTTAGATTTAACCTATGCTTCTTCTAATGTGTTGTTATTAAAACCATCAGCAACAGGGTTAGCAGATTCTCGTAGTGCAGCAATCGAACAAAACTTATCGATTTTACGTAAACGTGTTGAAGAATTAGGGGTGTCAGAACCAACGATTCAGCGACAAGGTGCAGATCGTATTGTAGTTGAATTACCAGGTGTACAAGATACTGCTCGAGCAAAAGAAATTTTAGGTGCAACAGCAACGTTAGAATTTCGTTTAGTGAATACAGAAGCCAATCAAGCCTTAGTTTCTCAAGGAATTATTCCTGCCAATTCTGAGCTGAAAATGGATAAAAATAATCGTCCAGTACTACTTTATCGTAAAGCTGAAGTGGGAGGGGAGCATATTATTGATGCTACGGCTGGAAAAGACGACAGAGGATTACCACAAGTTAGTATCAAGCTAGATAGTGAAGGTGGTAATTTAATGGCAGAAACCACTAAACGAGCATTGAAAAAACCAATGGCAACCCTTTACCGTGAATATAAAGATTCAGGCAAAAAAGATGCTGATGGTAAAGTGATTTTAGATAAACACGAAGAAGTGATTAACGTAGCCACTATTCAAGGTCGTTTTGGTAGCCAATTCCAAATTACAGGAATTGACTCTTCAGCAGAAGCGCAAAACTTAGCCGTATTATTACGTTCAGGGGCATTAATTGCACCAATTGTTATCGTACAAGAGCGCACAATCGGAGCATCTTTAGGAGCTGATAATGTGGCGCAAGGTATGAATGCAGCGTTACTTGGCTTAGCATTAACCGTCTTTTTCTGCTTAGTGTATTACAAAATATTTGGTTTATTTGCAACTGCAGCCTTATTAGCAAATATGGTATTAACAATCGGTTTAATGTCATTAATTGGTGCAACTTTAACAATGCCAGGTATAGCAGGGATTGTGCTGTCTGTTGGTATGTCTGTTGATGCTAACGTATTGATTTATGAGCGTATTAAAGAAGAAATTCGTAATGGTCGTTCAATTCAACACGCAATCCACGAGGGCTATAGCGGTGCGTTTTCAAGTATTTTTGACTCAAACTTAACCACTATTTTAACTGCTATTATTCTTTATGCAGTAGGAACAGGTCCAATTAAAGGTTTCGCAATCACACTTTCATTAGGGGTGATGATCTCAATGTTTACCGCAATTATTGGAACTCGTATGCTAGTGAACTGGCGATATGGTGGTAAACGAGTGAGTAAATTGTGGATTTAA
- the secF gene encoding protein translocase subunit SecF, with protein MAKKEQNAAEIKLPYKLIPFMKYRMVGYLFSLVVIAFSLFFIVTKGLNWGLDFTGGTVIETTFSQSADLGKVRSELDKNGYGSAIVQTLGGTKDLMIRLPAAEADSKVSTNVINVIHQHIDPKAQIKSAEFVGPNVGKELTESAIYGTLATLAMLLVYVGLRFEWRLAVGAIAALFHDVIVTIGFFSLLQIEIDLTFVAAILSVVGYSLNDSIVVFDRVRENFRKVRRSNTIEIVDISLSQTLSRTLMTSLTTLVVVLALFWLGGSTLHSFSLALLIGIAFGTYSSIYIAIGIALRLGLTRDHMIPPVVEKEGADQEAFINY; from the coding sequence ATGGCAAAAAAAGAACAAAATGCAGCAGAGATTAAGCTTCCTTATAAGCTAATCCCATTTATGAAATACCGAATGGTCGGTTATCTTTTTTCTTTGGTTGTAATCGCTTTTAGCTTATTTTTTATTGTGACTAAAGGCTTAAACTGGGGATTAGATTTTACTGGCGGTACAGTTATTGAAACCACTTTTTCACAATCAGCAGATTTGGGAAAAGTACGTTCAGAGTTAGATAAAAATGGTTATGGTAGTGCAATAGTACAAACTTTAGGTGGCACAAAAGATTTAATGATCCGTCTACCTGCTGCGGAAGCAGACAGTAAAGTGAGTACTAATGTCATTAATGTTATTCATCAACATATTGATCCGAAAGCACAAATTAAAAGTGCTGAGTTTGTTGGGCCAAATGTGGGTAAAGAATTAACAGAAAGTGCTATTTACGGAACACTCGCAACATTAGCAATGCTATTAGTCTATGTTGGATTACGTTTTGAATGGCGTCTAGCAGTGGGTGCAATTGCAGCACTATTCCACGATGTTATTGTGACTATCGGCTTTTTCTCATTGCTACAAATTGAGATTGATTTAACCTTTGTGGCGGCGATCTTATCCGTTGTGGGTTACTCACTGAATGATAGTATCGTGGTTTTTGACCGTGTACGTGAAAACTTCCGTAAAGTACGTCGTTCAAATACCATTGAAATTGTCGATATTTCATTAAGCCAAACGCTATCTCGTACCTTGATGACCTCATTAACAACCTTAGTTGTGGTATTAGCTCTATTTTGGCTGGGTGGTTCAACCTTACATAGCTTCTCATTAGCATTATTAATCGGTATCGCATTTGGTACCTATTCCTCAATCTACATTGCAATTGGCATTGCATTAAGATTAGGTTTAACTCGTGATCATATGATCCCACCTGTTGTGGAAAAAGAAGGTGCAGATCAAGAAGCCTTTATTAATTATTAA
- the yaaA gene encoding peroxide stress protein YaaA, with protein MLAIISPAKTLDYKTQPPNFAKTQPQLTAYSQQLIDICKQLSPQDVASLMKISDKLATLNAVRFAEWQLEHNENNAKQALFAFKGDVYTGLDATSLTTTEIEFAQSHLAILSGLYGLLKPLDLMQPYRLEMGTKLTNPKGKNLHDFWGSVITQQVQKTLDKQGDNVLVNLASDEYFNSVKTKELKATIIKPIFLDEKKGKFKTISFYAKKARGMMVRYILKNQLTEVEKLKEFNLGGYWFDEDSSTETEWVFKRTEIEALAYKEMGSNG; from the coding sequence ATGCTAGCGATTATTTCTCCTGCAAAAACATTAGATTACAAAACACAACCCCCTAATTTTGCAAAAACTCAACCACAACTGACCGCTTATAGCCAACAGCTAATTGATATTTGTAAACAGCTTTCTCCTCAAGATGTTGCGAGTTTAATGAAAATCAGTGATAAATTGGCAACCTTAAATGCAGTACGATTTGCAGAATGGCAGTTGGAACATAATGAGAATAATGCTAAACAAGCACTATTTGCCTTTAAAGGGGATGTTTATACAGGACTTGATGCAACGAGTTTAACCACAACTGAAATTGAGTTTGCTCAATCTCATTTAGCTATTTTATCAGGGTTATATGGTTTGCTTAAACCATTAGATTTAATGCAACCTTATCGTCTTGAAATGGGAACAAAATTAACTAACCCAAAAGGTAAAAATTTACATGATTTTTGGGGCAGTGTGATTACACAACAAGTACAAAAAACTCTTGATAAACAAGGGGATAATGTTCTGGTTAATCTTGCTTCTGACGAATATTTTAATTCAGTAAAAACCAAAGAGTTAAAAGCAACAATAATCAAACCGATCTTTTTAGATGAAAAAAAGGGAAAATTCAAAACCATTAGTTTTTATGCCAAAAAAGCACGTGGAATGATGGTGCGTTATATTTTGAAAAATCAATTAACGGAAGTTGAAAAATTAAAAGAATTTAATTTAGGAGGCTATTGGTTTGATGAAGATAGCTCAACGGAAACAGAATGGGTCTTTAAACGTACTGAAATTGAAGCTTTAGCTTATAAAGAAATGGGTAGCAATGGCTAA
- a CDS encoding cation diffusion facilitator family transporter: protein MSMETNHNEINKKLAQQYKTLVNRSAMFAIIVSSSLLLIKGVVWWITDSISILAAMTDSLFDMLASVTNILVLRFALRPADGNHSFGHGKAESLAAMVQSTFITGSALFLLLQGFHRLSEPQFIKQTELGIIISVVSIALTAVLVLYQYKVLKVVNSPVIQADILNYQTDILMNFAILVAMGLDMYGFVYADALFAIAIALYIMINAIKMSWEAIQTLLDRALSDEEVKQIFDIAEHHPDVLSIHDLRTRQSGAVRFIQLHLELDDNLPLVEAHHITDSLEKKLLTAFPMSEVIIHQEPTSVVLVEMAQMKENN, encoded by the coding sequence ATGAGTATGGAAACAAATCACAATGAAATAAACAAAAAGCTAGCACAGCAATATAAAACGCTGGTTAATCGTTCTGCGATGTTTGCAATTATAGTATCAAGTTCATTACTATTGATTAAAGGCGTAGTTTGGTGGATCACGGACTCTATCTCCATTCTTGCTGCAATGACTGATTCATTATTTGATATGCTAGCTTCTGTTACTAATATTTTAGTGTTACGCTTTGCATTGCGACCTGCCGATGGCAACCACAGCTTTGGTCACGGTAAAGCAGAATCCCTAGCTGCAATGGTACAAAGCACCTTTATCACAGGTTCAGCACTCTTTTTACTCTTACAAGGTTTCCATCGCTTAAGTGAACCACAATTTATTAAACAAACAGAGTTAGGGATTATTATCAGTGTTGTCTCGATTGCGTTAACTGCGGTATTAGTACTGTATCAATACAAAGTATTAAAAGTGGTAAACAGTCCCGTTATTCAAGCAGATATTTTAAATTATCAAACAGACATTTTAATGAATTTTGCGATTTTAGTGGCAATGGGATTAGATATGTATGGCTTCGTTTATGCTGATGCACTCTTTGCTATAGCAATAGCTCTCTACATTATGATCAATGCTATCAAAATGTCGTGGGAAGCCATTCAAACCCTTCTTGACAGAGCATTGTCAGATGAAGAGGTAAAGCAAATATTTGACATTGCAGAACATCACCCAGATGTATTAAGTATTCACGATTTACGCACCCGTCAATCTGGCGCAGTGCGTTTTATTCAACTCCATTTAGAACTGGATGATAATCTTCCTCTTGTAGAAGCCCATCATATTACCGATAGTTTAGAGAAAAAACTCCTAACGGCTTTTCCTATGTCGGAAGTGATCATCCATCAAGAGCCAACATCGGTAGTGTTAGTTGAAATGGCACAAATGAAGGAAAATAATTAA
- a CDS encoding Zn-ribbon-containing protein, producing MYQAIAKFSYPYFDEDFTALIFRVINQWRANGQMIGREAGVTHFQSVDDAFFQVNLSIPRQDSLATKYNSKEVNSALHKAEKYGVSLASVEIVGKDYRADMTCSQQNGDFFILYTTHLDSCSPVFNSQHFLPIPLYEITHSNQEMAQQILKWQEDWQACDQLQMNGLTLEQIAVQQISQHNSELSLRGRQLCNQIQQSTQTPTYYYLYRLGSDEEQEYNRKCPSCNGEWKLPQPIHEFFYFKCDKCRLISNLSWEVL from the coding sequence ATGTATCAAGCTATCGCCAAATTTAGTTATCCCTATTTTGATGAAGATTTTACCGCCCTTATTTTTAGAGTCATAAATCAATGGCGAGCCAATGGGCAAATGATAGGACGAGAAGCTGGTGTCACCCATTTTCAAAGTGTTGATGACGCTTTTTTTCAGGTTAACTTATCTATTCCTAGACAAGATAGCCTAGCAACAAAATATAACAGTAAAGAAGTAAACAGCGCATTACATAAAGCAGAAAAGTATGGCGTTAGCCTTGCAAGTGTTGAAATTGTCGGTAAAGATTATCGAGCAGATATGACCTGTAGCCAACAGAATGGCGATTTTTTCATCTTATATACCACCCATTTAGACTCCTGCTCACCTGTATTTAATAGCCAGCATTTTTTACCTATACCACTGTATGAAATCACCCATTCAAATCAGGAAATGGCACAACAAATTTTAAAATGGCAAGAAGATTGGCAAGCCTGTGATCAACTTCAAATGAACGGCTTAACCTTAGAACAAATTGCAGTGCAACAAATTTCACAGCATAACAGTGAGTTATCCCTCAGAGGCAGACAACTTTGTAATCAAATTCAACAAAGTACTCAAACCCCAACTTATTACTACCTTTACCGCTTAGGCTCTGACGAAGAGCAAGAGTATAATCGCAAATGTCCAAGTTGTAATGGAGAGTGGAAATTACCTCAACCGATTCACGAATTTTTTTATTTTAAGTGTGATAAATGCCGTTTAATCTCTAATTTGAGTTGGGAAGTATTATAA
- a CDS encoding inorganic diphosphatase has protein sequence MADFNKILDAGDVDGGIINVVNEIPAGSNHKIEWNRELACFQLDRVEPTIFAKPTNYGFIPQTLDEDGDELDVLLVTDQPLATGVFLEAKVIGVMKFVDDGEVDDKIVCVPADDRNNGNAYNTLADLPKQLISQIEFHFNHYKDLKKAGTTQVTAWGDVTEAKKVIKEAIQRWNDK, from the coding sequence ATGGCAGATTTTAATAAAATTTTAGATGCAGGTGATGTAGATGGCGGAATTATTAACGTCGTTAATGAAATTCCAGCAGGAAGCAACCACAAAATTGAATGGAATAGAGAACTGGCTTGTTTTCAACTAGACCGTGTTGAACCAACCATTTTCGCAAAACCAACCAACTACGGTTTTATTCCACAAACACTAGATGAAGATGGTGATGAATTAGACGTATTACTCGTCACAGATCAACCATTAGCAACAGGTGTTTTCTTAGAAGCAAAAGTAATTGGTGTAATGAAGTTTGTTGACGACGGCGAAGTAGACGATAAAATCGTTTGTGTTCCAGCAGATGACCGTAACAACGGAAACGCATACAACACATTAGCAGATTTACCAAAACAGCTAATTTCACAAATCGAATTCCACTTTAACCACTACAAAGATCTTAAAAAAGCAGGCACAACTCAAGTAACCGCTTGGGGCGACGTTACAGAAGCTAAAAAAGTGATCAAAGAAGCAATTCAGCGTTGGAATGATAAGTAA